From a single Nicotiana tomentosiformis chromosome 2, ASM39032v3, whole genome shotgun sequence genomic region:
- the LOC104104632 gene encoding tRNA-specific adenosine deaminase TAD3 isoform X2, translating to MKNKDEDILANTESVTPQIIHIPEKPPFLPHLQPTVKVYAAVIEPKDANTLVRKLNQIAPLENLRHVKRVQKKCIDGGKLQLCLLLSMAVENDGEVDAMPYEILELVKSYQLSTFIAKVCKYAATSKEEWGEQCKLWPSSYHPPTYNISGITGFTEEESQSVFSFMRHAIDLATSCVGQVVNAAVIVDPSTKQVIASACDQVISSASPANEVSKEGSCSDYPENLNSSNLENQQTSLLDSSIGEFERVISNVACLHPWRWAVQSLSPNSGCWHPLRHAAIVVIEHSSARDRQLFPDYKLNGEDSIKEDCTLSPSKRQKITDSDFQSNDHSSESVRPYLCTGCDIYLAWEPCAMCAMALVHQRVRRIFFSFPNSNAGALGSVHRLQGERSLNHHYAVFRVVLPEELLRNKV from the exons ATGAAGAATAAGGATGAAGATATACTTGCAAATACAGAGAGTGTAACTCCACAAATCATACACATACCTGAAAAGCCACCCTTTTTGCCTCACCTCCAACCCACTG tAAAAGTTTATGCTGCTGTGATTGAACCTAAAGATGCCAATACTCTAGTCAG GAAGTTAAATCAAATTGCACCATTGGAAAATTTACGGCATGTGAAGCGCGTGCAAAAGAAGTGCATTGATGGAG GAAAACTTCAATTATGTTTGCTTTTATCTATGGCTGTTGAAAATGATGGCGAGGTGGATGCCATGCCATATGAGATTCTCGAGCTTGTCAAATCATACCAGTTGAGTACTTTCATTGCAAAA GTATGCAAATATGCTGCAACATCAAAAGAGGAATGGGGTGAACAGTGCAAGCTCTGGCCTTCTTCCTATCATCCGCCAACCTA CAACATCAGTGGCATAACTGGATTTACTGAAGAGGAGTCACAATCAGTTTTCAGCTTCATGAGACATGCCATTGATTTGGCCACATCTTGTGTTGGTCAG GTGGTCAATGCTGCTGTTATTGTAGATCCTTCAACTAAGCAGGTGATTGCAAGTGCTTGTGACCAGGTAATATCCTCAGCAAGTCCTGCAAATGAGGTCAGCAAGGAAGGTAGCTGCTCTGACTATCCCGAAAACCTCAATTCCTCTAACTTGGAAAACCAGCAAACATCACTTTTGGACAGTTCAATTGGTGAATTTGAACGTGTAATTAGTAATGTTGCTTGTCTACATCCTTGGCGATGGGCTGTGCAATCGTTAAGTCCAAACTCTGGTTGCTGGCATCCTTTGCGTCATGCTGCTATTGTAGTTATCGAGCATTCTTCTGCCAGGGATAGACAACTTTTTCCTGACTACAAACTTAATGGGGAGGACTCTATCAAGGAGGATTGCACACTGTCTCCTTCGAAAAGACAGAAG ATCACGGACTCTGACTTCCAAAGTAATGACCATAGTTCTGAATCAGTCAGACCTTATCTATGCACTGGATGTGACATTTACCTGGCTTGGGAGCCATGTGCAAT GTGTGCAATGGCTCTTGTCCATCAAAGAGTTAGACGGATATTTTTTTCCTTCCCAAATTCCAATGCTGGTGCACTAGGAAGTGTTCACAGATTGCAAGGGGAGAGGAGCTTGAATCACCATTATGCTGTTTTCAGGGTTGTTTTGCCTGAGGAGTTGCTCAGGAATAAAGTCTAG
- the LOC104104632 gene encoding tRNA-specific adenosine deaminase TAD3 isoform X3 codes for MQTVKVYAAVIEPKDANTLVRKLNQIAPLENLRHVKRVQKKCIDGGKLQLCLLLSMAVENDGEVDAMPYEILELVKSYQLSTFIAKVCKYAATSKEEWGEQCKLWPSSYHPPTYNISGITGFTEEESQSVFSFMRHAIDLATSCVGQVVNAAVIVDPSTKQVIASACDQVISSASPANEVSKEGSCSDYPENLNSSNLENQQTSLLDSSIGEFERVISNVACLHPWRWAVQSLSPNSGCWHPLRHAAIVVIEHSSARDRQLFPDYKLNGEDSIKEDCTLSPSKRQKITDSDFQSNDHSSESVRPYLCTGCDIYLAWEPCAMCAMALVHQRVRRIFFSFPNSNAGALGSVHRLQGERSLNHHYAVFRVVLPEELLRNKV; via the exons ATGCAAACAG tAAAAGTTTATGCTGCTGTGATTGAACCTAAAGATGCCAATACTCTAGTCAG GAAGTTAAATCAAATTGCACCATTGGAAAATTTACGGCATGTGAAGCGCGTGCAAAAGAAGTGCATTGATGGAG GAAAACTTCAATTATGTTTGCTTTTATCTATGGCTGTTGAAAATGATGGCGAGGTGGATGCCATGCCATATGAGATTCTCGAGCTTGTCAAATCATACCAGTTGAGTACTTTCATTGCAAAA GTATGCAAATATGCTGCAACATCAAAAGAGGAATGGGGTGAACAGTGCAAGCTCTGGCCTTCTTCCTATCATCCGCCAACCTA CAACATCAGTGGCATAACTGGATTTACTGAAGAGGAGTCACAATCAGTTTTCAGCTTCATGAGACATGCCATTGATTTGGCCACATCTTGTGTTGGTCAG GTGGTCAATGCTGCTGTTATTGTAGATCCTTCAACTAAGCAGGTGATTGCAAGTGCTTGTGACCAGGTAATATCCTCAGCAAGTCCTGCAAATGAGGTCAGCAAGGAAGGTAGCTGCTCTGACTATCCCGAAAACCTCAATTCCTCTAACTTGGAAAACCAGCAAACATCACTTTTGGACAGTTCAATTGGTGAATTTGAACGTGTAATTAGTAATGTTGCTTGTCTACATCCTTGGCGATGGGCTGTGCAATCGTTAAGTCCAAACTCTGGTTGCTGGCATCCTTTGCGTCATGCTGCTATTGTAGTTATCGAGCATTCTTCTGCCAGGGATAGACAACTTTTTCCTGACTACAAACTTAATGGGGAGGACTCTATCAAGGAGGATTGCACACTGTCTCCTTCGAAAAGACAGAAG ATCACGGACTCTGACTTCCAAAGTAATGACCATAGTTCTGAATCAGTCAGACCTTATCTATGCACTGGATGTGACATTTACCTGGCTTGGGAGCCATGTGCAAT GTGTGCAATGGCTCTTGTCCATCAAAGAGTTAGACGGATATTTTTTTCCTTCCCAAATTCCAATGCTGGTGCACTAGGAAGTGTTCACAGATTGCAAGGGGAGAGGAGCTTGAATCACCATTATGCTGTTTTCAGGGTTGTTTTGCCTGAGGAGTTGCTCAGGAATAAAGTCTAG
- the LOC104104632 gene encoding tRNA-specific adenosine deaminase TAD3 isoform X1: MQTVTSAERQTSFYEQSHRRYPYCSKDNTFRSYTTTRMKNKDEDILANTESVTPQIIHIPEKPPFLPHLQPTVKVYAAVIEPKDANTLVRKLNQIAPLENLRHVKRVQKKCIDGGKLQLCLLLSMAVENDGEVDAMPYEILELVKSYQLSTFIAKVCKYAATSKEEWGEQCKLWPSSYHPPTYNISGITGFTEEESQSVFSFMRHAIDLATSCVGQVVNAAVIVDPSTKQVIASACDQVISSASPANEVSKEGSCSDYPENLNSSNLENQQTSLLDSSIGEFERVISNVACLHPWRWAVQSLSPNSGCWHPLRHAAIVVIEHSSARDRQLFPDYKLNGEDSIKEDCTLSPSKRQKITDSDFQSNDHSSESVRPYLCTGCDIYLAWEPCAMCAMALVHQRVRRIFFSFPNSNAGALGSVHRLQGERSLNHHYAVFRVVLPEELLRNKV; the protein is encoded by the exons ATGCAAACAG TAACAAGCGCCGAACGCCAGACCTCTTTTTATGAACAGAGCCACCGGCGGTACCCGTATTGCAGCAAAGACAACACTTTTAGAAGTTATACAACGACAAGAATGAAGAATAAGGATGAAGATATACTTGCAAATACAGAGAGTGTAACTCCACAAATCATACACATACCTGAAAAGCCACCCTTTTTGCCTCACCTCCAACCCACTG tAAAAGTTTATGCTGCTGTGATTGAACCTAAAGATGCCAATACTCTAGTCAG GAAGTTAAATCAAATTGCACCATTGGAAAATTTACGGCATGTGAAGCGCGTGCAAAAGAAGTGCATTGATGGAG GAAAACTTCAATTATGTTTGCTTTTATCTATGGCTGTTGAAAATGATGGCGAGGTGGATGCCATGCCATATGAGATTCTCGAGCTTGTCAAATCATACCAGTTGAGTACTTTCATTGCAAAA GTATGCAAATATGCTGCAACATCAAAAGAGGAATGGGGTGAACAGTGCAAGCTCTGGCCTTCTTCCTATCATCCGCCAACCTA CAACATCAGTGGCATAACTGGATTTACTGAAGAGGAGTCACAATCAGTTTTCAGCTTCATGAGACATGCCATTGATTTGGCCACATCTTGTGTTGGTCAG GTGGTCAATGCTGCTGTTATTGTAGATCCTTCAACTAAGCAGGTGATTGCAAGTGCTTGTGACCAGGTAATATCCTCAGCAAGTCCTGCAAATGAGGTCAGCAAGGAAGGTAGCTGCTCTGACTATCCCGAAAACCTCAATTCCTCTAACTTGGAAAACCAGCAAACATCACTTTTGGACAGTTCAATTGGTGAATTTGAACGTGTAATTAGTAATGTTGCTTGTCTACATCCTTGGCGATGGGCTGTGCAATCGTTAAGTCCAAACTCTGGTTGCTGGCATCCTTTGCGTCATGCTGCTATTGTAGTTATCGAGCATTCTTCTGCCAGGGATAGACAACTTTTTCCTGACTACAAACTTAATGGGGAGGACTCTATCAAGGAGGATTGCACACTGTCTCCTTCGAAAAGACAGAAG ATCACGGACTCTGACTTCCAAAGTAATGACCATAGTTCTGAATCAGTCAGACCTTATCTATGCACTGGATGTGACATTTACCTGGCTTGGGAGCCATGTGCAAT GTGTGCAATGGCTCTTGTCCATCAAAGAGTTAGACGGATATTTTTTTCCTTCCCAAATTCCAATGCTGGTGCACTAGGAAGTGTTCACAGATTGCAAGGGGAGAGGAGCTTGAATCACCATTATGCTGTTTTCAGGGTTGTTTTGCCTGAGGAGTTGCTCAGGAATAAAGTCTAG